The Salvelinus namaycush isolate Seneca chromosome 16, SaNama_1.0, whole genome shotgun sequence genome has a segment encoding these proteins:
- the LOC120061659 gene encoding D(4) dopamine receptor-like, with translation MYRTRTVQTTNNALLVNLAANDLLKCSLDTSLLLSVLLEGRREQQFTYALCSCVQLLTLVSISIERVQAIAFPFHNKKTKARIQVWILAIWAFGLLLAMCRRHVDKHADRFGAYILVPVWGCSLTLIVIHYVRIFKVVRQHGNKVSDRGIQLRPSVSRHIWSWQNSVVSAPRIAPGHTFKSLAAAGASRILQLPRCTVITVSEESSTPSAEKAQERVRAVCLLTPTARERGQKRTERKLAKRFGYIIITFTLFWMPMVVILLIHVIVTRSRDSQSWVLKELETSAMVLTCVPAAVDPLIYTMVTRQFRSEFSKLISSLLCRG, from the exons ATGTACAGGACTAGGACTGTGCAGACTACCAACAACGCGCTCCTGGTAAACCTGGCCGCCAACGACCTATTGAAATGCTCTCTGGACACCTCGCTCTTGCTTTCTGTGCTACTGGAGGGGAGGCGAGAGCAGCAGTTCACCTATGCCCTCTGCAGTTGCGTTCAGCTGCTCACCCTGGTCAGCATCAGCATAGAACGGGTCCAGGCCATCGCTTTCCCGTTTCACAACAAGAAGACGAAGGCCAGGATTCAGGTTTGGATCCTCGCCATCTGGGCTTTCGGGTTACTTCTAGCCATGTGCCGTCGTCACGTAGACAAACACGCGGACCGGTTTGGCGCATATATTTTGGTTCCAGTGTGGGGTTGCAGCCTAACATTAATAGTTATTCACTACGTGCGGATATTTAAAGTAGTCAGGCAACACGGTAACAAAGTGTCAGACCGCGGGATTCAGCTGAGGCCCTCTGTGTCGAGGCACATCTGGAGTTGGCAGAACTCTGTTGTTTCAGCACCGCGGATAGCACCGGGGCACACGTTCAAATCCTTAGCAGCGGCTGGAGCGTCGCGGATTCTGCAACTCCCACGGTGCACAGTGATCACAGTGTCTGAGGAGTCCAGCACCCCTTCAGCGGAGAAAGCTCAGGAGAGAGTGAGGGCCGTGTGTCTCCTCACCCCCACCGCTAGGGAGAGGGGACAGAAGAGGACAGAGCGGAAACTGGCCAAGCGCTTTGGGTACATCATCATCACCTTCACTCTCTTCTGGATGCCCATGGTTGTGATTCTGCTAATACATGTCATCGTGACGAGGAGCAGAGACTCA CAGAGCTGGgtcttgaaggagctggagaccTCAGCCATGGTCCTGACCTGTGTCCCTGCAGCTGTGGACCCCCTCATCTACACCATGGTCACCAGACAGTTCCGCTCTGAGTTCAGCAAGCTGATCTCCTCACTCCTCTGCAGGGGCTGA